A single genomic interval of Porphyromonas sp. oral taxon 275 harbors:
- the gcvH gene encoding glycine cleavage system protein GcvH has translation MNIPQELRYTKEHEWARLEGDVVYVGITDYAQGELGEIVFVDVDTEGDSLEAEEVFGSIEAVKTVSDLMLPIEGEILELNPELEESPELVNSDPYGKGWIVKVKPANAEDLDGLLSADDYKALIAG, from the coding sequence ATGAACATTCCTCAAGAACTACGCTACACCAAGGAGCACGAATGGGCTCGCCTCGAGGGCGATGTCGTCTATGTCGGGATCACGGACTACGCTCAGGGCGAGCTCGGTGAGATAGTCTTCGTCGATGTAGACACGGAGGGCGATAGCCTAGAGGCCGAGGAAGTCTTTGGCTCGATCGAAGCCGTGAAGACCGTCTCCGACCTCATGCTGCCCATCGAGGGAGAGATCCTTGAGCTCAATCCCGAGCTAGAGGAGTCCCCCGAGCTCGTCAATAGCGACCCCTATGGCAAGGGTTGGATCGTCAAGGTCAAGCCTGCCAATGCAGAGGACCTCGACGGCCTGCTCTCGGCTGATGACTACAAGGCTCTGATCGCAGGATGA
- the purE gene encoding 5-(carboxyamino)imidazole ribonucleotide mutase — MSLKPQVSIIMGSTSDLPVMEKAAARLDALGVPFEILALSAHRTPREVEAFASSAHERGIKVIIGAAGMAAHLCGVIASMTSVPVIGVPIKASLEGVDALYSIVQMPPGIPVATVGINAAENAALLAVQMMATGDPELYQRLEEYKASLKDKVVKANAELAELKYRYKTN, encoded by the coding sequence ATGAGCCTAAAGCCTCAGGTCAGCATCATCATGGGGAGCACCTCGGATCTCCCCGTCATGGAGAAGGCTGCAGCACGCCTGGATGCCCTCGGCGTACCCTTCGAGATCCTTGCCCTCTCGGCACACCGCACGCCTCGCGAGGTAGAGGCTTTTGCCTCCAGTGCCCATGAGCGTGGGATCAAGGTGATCATCGGTGCCGCTGGCATGGCGGCGCACCTCTGTGGAGTCATCGCCTCGATGACCTCGGTACCCGTCATCGGCGTGCCCATCAAGGCCAGCCTCGAGGGCGTCGATGCACTCTACTCCATCGTGCAGATGCCTCCAGGGATCCCCGTGGCTACTGTCGGGATCAACGCCGCAGAGAATGCCGCACTCCTGGCCGTGCAGATGATGGCTACGGGTGACCCCGAGCTCTACCAGCGCCTTGAGGAATACAAGGCTTCACTCAAGGATAAGGTCGTCAAGGCCAACGCCGAGCTCGCCGAGCTCAAGTACCGCTATAAGACGAACTAA
- the ispG gene encoding (E)-4-hydroxy-3-methylbut-2-enyl-diphosphate synthase, with product MTDQHSSSLLSEPCHYARRRSVAVSIGTTPLGADYPVRVQSMATTSTLDTEASVAQAKRIIGAGAEYLRYTAQDKRVALSLGPIHAALRAEGITTPLVADIHFNPTAADTALEYVEKVRVNPGNYVDTKGVKEWTEEIFASMHARVEERFGVFVDRAKELGRAIRIGVNHGSLSERMVMLYGDTPEGMVQSCLEYLDVCRAHDFHDIVISMKSSNTLVMTAAVRLLVQRLDELGYPAYPLHLGVTEAGEGEDGRIKSAVGIGSLLADGIGDTIRVSLSEEPECEIPVARALVDYISARAELPAPSYSLSWAEYRTLARDARRESRAIGRLVGGANLPIVLSEQGAEAFAEQRPDVLRSGERLLLPGGTPIVGVRVYELEAGTELDATLLEQIQQDVEALVLLRSTGANPVAEWRWGFAQLRRAGVEAPIILCRHYDVAELDAFRLYAAADCGSILLDGWANGLCLSADGIAPDELVKTQLSILQATRLRMSKTEFISCPGCGRTLYNLQNTIAEIKAATSHLKGLKIGIMGCIVNGPGEMADADYGYVGAAPGKIDLYKGQECIQKGVPQAQAVEHLIKLIKDGGDWKDPE from the coding sequence ATGACAGACCAACATAGCTCCTCGCTCCTCTCCGAGCCTTGCCACTACGCCCGCCGTCGATCGGTAGCCGTATCTATAGGTACGACGCCGCTGGGGGCAGACTATCCCGTACGTGTCCAGTCTATGGCCACGACCTCTACCCTAGATACGGAGGCCTCCGTAGCTCAGGCCAAGCGCATCATCGGCGCGGGCGCAGAGTACCTGCGCTATACGGCGCAGGACAAGCGCGTCGCCCTGAGCCTAGGCCCCATCCACGCTGCACTGCGTGCCGAAGGGATCACGACGCCGCTCGTGGCGGACATCCACTTCAACCCCACAGCGGCCGACACCGCACTGGAGTACGTAGAGAAGGTACGTGTCAACCCGGGGAACTATGTTGATACGAAGGGCGTGAAGGAATGGACTGAGGAGATCTTCGCCTCTATGCACGCCCGTGTCGAGGAGCGCTTCGGGGTCTTTGTCGATCGTGCCAAGGAGCTTGGCCGTGCGATACGTATCGGGGTCAATCACGGTTCACTCTCCGAGCGTATGGTCATGCTCTACGGGGACACGCCCGAGGGGATGGTGCAGAGCTGCCTCGAGTACCTCGATGTCTGCCGTGCTCATGACTTCCACGACATCGTCATCTCGATGAAGAGCTCCAATACGCTCGTCATGACGGCTGCCGTGCGTCTCCTGGTGCAGCGCCTCGATGAGCTGGGCTATCCCGCCTATCCGCTGCACCTCGGGGTGACGGAGGCAGGTGAGGGCGAGGACGGTCGTATCAAGAGCGCCGTGGGTATAGGCTCGCTCCTGGCCGACGGTATCGGCGATACGATACGCGTATCCCTCAGTGAGGAGCCCGAGTGCGAGATCCCCGTGGCGCGCGCGCTGGTCGACTACATCAGCGCCCGTGCCGAGCTTCCCGCGCCTTCCTATAGCTTGTCTTGGGCTGAGTACCGCACCTTGGCTCGTGATGCCCGCCGTGAGTCCCGAGCCATAGGGCGCCTTGTCGGTGGGGCTAATCTCCCCATTGTCCTCTCGGAGCAGGGGGCTGAGGCCTTCGCCGAGCAGCGCCCCGATGTGTTGCGCTCTGGCGAGCGGCTCTTGCTCCCCGGCGGTACGCCCATCGTGGGGGTACGTGTCTACGAGCTCGAGGCGGGGACTGAGCTCGATGCGACGCTCCTCGAACAGATTCAGCAGGATGTAGAGGCGCTTGTCCTACTACGCAGCACGGGAGCCAATCCCGTCGCTGAGTGGCGCTGGGGCTTCGCTCAGCTACGCCGAGCAGGCGTCGAGGCGCCCATTATCCTATGTCGTCACTATGACGTGGCCGAGCTGGACGCCTTCAGACTCTATGCCGCCGCCGACTGTGGGAGCATCCTCCTTGATGGCTGGGCCAATGGTCTCTGCCTCTCCGCCGACGGGATTGCCCCCGATGAGCTCGTCAAGACGCAGCTCAGCATCCTGCAGGCGACGCGCCTCAGGATGAGCAAGACGGAGTTTATCAGTTGCCCTGGCTGCGGCCGGACGCTCTACAACCTACAAAATACCATCGCTGAGATCAAGGCTGCGACCTCGCACCTCAAGGGGCTCAAGATCGGCATCATGGGCTGTATCGTCAATGGTCCAGGGGAGATGGCGGACGCGGACTACGGCTATGTCGGTGCCGCCCCTGGCAAGATCGACCTATACAAGGGGCAGGAGTGCATCCAGAAGGGGGTCCCACAGGCGCAGGCCGTGGAGCACCTCATCAAGCTCATCAAGGACGGCGGGGACTGGAAGGACCCCGAATAA
- the dut gene encoding dUTP diphosphatase: MLEVKIVNRSRHALPAYATAGAAGMDLRAQLEAPITLAPLGRVLVPTGLFIELPQGYEAQVRPRSGLAIKHGLTVLNSPGTIDADYRGEIKVALVNLSAEPFEIQDGERIAQLVVARHEQVAWQPVEELGETERGAGGFGHTGRG, translated from the coding sequence ATGCTAGAGGTCAAGATAGTCAACCGCTCGCGCCATGCTCTACCCGCCTACGCTACGGCAGGGGCAGCAGGGATGGATCTTAGGGCACAGCTAGAGGCTCCCATCACCTTGGCTCCGCTCGGGCGTGTGCTCGTACCGACAGGCCTATTCATCGAATTGCCCCAGGGCTACGAGGCGCAGGTGCGTCCCCGTAGTGGGCTGGCGATCAAGCACGGGCTTACCGTCCTGAATAGCCCAGGGACGATAGACGCCGACTACCGCGGCGAGATCAAGGTTGCGCTGGTCAACCTCTCTGCCGAGCCCTTCGAGATACAGGACGGGGAGCGCATTGCACAGCTCGTCGTCGCCCGACACGAGCAGGTCGCATGGCAGCCCGTCGAGGAGCTCGGGGAGACCGAGCGCGGCGCAGGCGGATTCGGGCATACGGGGCGGGGGTAA
- a CDS encoding translocation/assembly module TamB domain-containing protein, translating into MRYWQVNKHVLRVLRVVVRIALGLFLCLYVLPLLLFRIPAVQRNVASRVSKELTKLFDAPVSLERVDLLRWTDLELHQVLVRDSLNRPMLTASRLVGGISLLDLITDQEVRITSARLFSAHLLLVRDPRTGRLNIQHVIDHLARPKKDSSSIPVDINSIIIRDMRLTLEEEGRQRLRLDRISTRIRRLRFAPQYVGGALDELSFTSSLGLEVTDLTGQVELRQQQLTLLNLQLALPKSQGSIPLLQLDLTKRGLPILQALRLGRSSLSLTDLAFFAPAWRGRSEALQLSASYQQEPHGRGVGQLSAELAGQLALEQSFQLSWDVEAHLQQLTLKTPTLQLRSSLLPLILPLLGQQALPEELITRLGKLRYQGELSYTPSQELKGTGQLASDQGRLEYELAAVLSGQQLERVTGFVRTEQFDLGALLGPKTGLGALAGQVTLDAKHEGQGLEGWSLNALATLRDLDFRGYRYQGLQLSLQPQQGQRHLVDLKLDDPNADLHLEGSARLSTEGLRDLEARLDLQHVRADQLHLLPNLHEDLSLQASLSLDRIDLDRMQGHIALEGLQLQGGSGLKQLDELRLRLHGSPERGRLLRLTSPYLSVELTGNYTLATLIPDAQQTLSHHLPSLFPPNPLWARRAAQASYELRLELKQIPEVWAEYLRLPLGLDQGAHLWATLEGDARRIQCHASFPQLRLGANQLRSAKLDFDGETLELSSDLRLAKGALLKGLLLRSQLSQDSIYTQLNLGEDDKGVSNGTLGLAARFLRTPERHLGIQLGLDSSRLRIHSEAWRIAPATLRWQPGLLSVDGLDLSSADRRVSVSGRLSEHAGDRLSVALQRINLLYILESIGVGFNMLDADLTGTGTASLRAGVVSASADVSSASFHVKGVDVGALRAALHFNSSEGLIHLDGEVQQPEGGHSAVAGYIRPVGGAGIDLRFDAERLRTDFIAKFMDTLFDEVRGRATGKMRLFGRFEEGVTVEGLADVTEGSIGVRLLGTRYLFEGPLRFTPESILFDKIPVRDDEGHTGRLDGSIRHRFFDHFDLDLHADGLDRMKVLQTQSKQSLPFFGTAYGSGRATLRGKLPRLQLGVEMTAQQGTDVTLDFNQTDVRKEDRLFTFKPLRPRSERDSLLYLPLPPPEEAQGTELNMQMSLRVTPAAQLTLRLGSGEIPNEVKARCEGALTIDVPHIGSPKTYGSLRLVEGSYVFNFEQLTRRRFTLREGGSLDFRGDPMAAEIDLKASYSLTASISDLDATLAAEARRNTVPVNCILQLGGVITQPSINLGLELPGAEPEIERRLQSLINTRDERNRQVLYLMTLGKFYTPETRQTTTTSVSDGWASLASSTISEQLTNLLGNLSKDIQFGTNIRTSNTAFEDTDVELQFSGSWFNNRLSINGNVGYHNNPFLQGKYIGEFDLEYKLNPEGTLRLKGYNHYNNMYQYLRQSLTTQGIGVMFQRRFDSFSELLSRKQAKKRTFVPKQQPSH; encoded by the coding sequence ATGCGCTACTGGCAAGTAAATAAGCACGTGCTGCGAGTGCTGAGAGTGGTCGTGAGGATCGCGCTCGGGCTCTTCCTATGCCTCTATGTACTCCCCTTATTACTCTTCCGCATCCCTGCGGTACAGCGTAATGTCGCTAGTCGGGTGAGCAAGGAGCTGACGAAGCTCTTCGACGCGCCCGTAAGCCTAGAGCGCGTCGACCTCCTGCGCTGGACGGATCTCGAGCTGCACCAGGTGCTGGTGCGCGATAGCCTCAATCGGCCTATGCTCACGGCTAGCCGACTCGTGGGGGGCATCAGTCTCCTAGATCTCATCACAGACCAAGAGGTACGGATCACCTCGGCTCGCCTCTTCTCGGCGCACCTATTGCTGGTACGGGATCCCCGTACGGGGCGACTGAATATCCAGCATGTGATCGATCACCTAGCACGCCCCAAGAAGGACAGCTCCTCGATCCCCGTCGACATCAATAGCATCATCATCCGCGACATGCGCTTGACGCTCGAGGAGGAGGGACGGCAGCGCCTTCGCCTGGATCGTATCTCGACGCGCATCCGACGCCTACGCTTCGCTCCGCAGTATGTGGGAGGGGCGCTCGATGAGCTCTCCTTTACCTCGAGCCTCGGCCTTGAGGTCACTGACCTTACGGGGCAGGTCGAGCTACGCCAGCAGCAACTCACGCTGCTGAACCTACAGCTGGCCTTACCCAAGAGCCAGGGCTCTATCCCCCTCCTTCAGCTCGACCTTACTAAGCGTGGACTGCCTATACTACAGGCCCTGCGCTTAGGGCGCTCCAGCCTGTCCCTCACGGACCTCGCCTTCTTCGCTCCCGCTTGGCGTGGCCGCAGCGAGGCGCTACAGCTCTCAGCCAGCTATCAGCAGGAGCCCCATGGGCGTGGTGTAGGGCAGCTCAGCGCAGAGCTAGCTGGACAGCTGGCCTTGGAGCAGAGCTTCCAGCTCTCGTGGGATGTGGAGGCGCACCTCCAGCAGCTGACGCTCAAGACCCCGACGCTGCAGCTCCGTAGCTCACTCCTCCCACTCATACTCCCCCTCCTTGGGCAGCAGGCCCTCCCCGAAGAGCTCATCACGCGTCTCGGCAAGCTTCGCTATCAGGGTGAGCTAAGCTATACCCCCTCACAGGAGCTCAAGGGGACGGGGCAGCTGGCCTCAGACCAAGGCCGCCTAGAGTATGAGCTCGCGGCGGTACTAAGCGGGCAGCAGCTGGAGCGCGTCACGGGCTTCGTCCGTACCGAGCAGTTTGACCTCGGCGCACTTCTTGGCCCTAAGACGGGGCTCGGGGCGCTGGCGGGGCAGGTGACGCTGGATGCTAAGCACGAAGGGCAAGGGCTAGAGGGCTGGAGCCTCAATGCCCTCGCGACGCTGCGCGACCTGGACTTCCGTGGCTATCGGTATCAGGGCCTGCAGCTAAGCCTCCAGCCACAGCAGGGGCAGCGCCATCTCGTAGATCTAAAGCTGGATGATCCCAATGCCGATCTGCACCTCGAGGGCTCGGCGCGCCTCAGCACTGAGGGGCTGCGTGACCTAGAGGCGCGCCTAGATCTCCAGCACGTGCGGGCTGACCAGCTGCACCTCCTCCCGAATCTTCATGAGGACCTAAGCCTGCAGGCCTCCCTCTCCCTAGACCGCATCGACCTAGATCGTATGCAGGGGCATATAGCCCTAGAGGGGCTCCAGCTCCAGGGGGGCTCGGGCCTCAAGCAGCTGGATGAGCTGCGCCTACGCCTGCATGGTAGCCCCGAACGTGGCCGCCTACTGCGCTTGACTTCCCCTTATCTCTCGGTGGAACTGACGGGGAACTATACCCTTGCCACCCTGATCCCCGACGCGCAGCAGACGCTGAGCCACCACCTCCCCTCCCTCTTCCCGCCCAATCCTCTGTGGGCTCGCCGAGCTGCCCAGGCAAGCTATGAGCTGCGCCTGGAGCTCAAGCAGATCCCTGAGGTATGGGCCGAATACCTGCGCCTCCCCCTTGGCCTAGATCAGGGGGCACACCTCTGGGCGACACTCGAGGGCGATGCGCGGCGCATCCAGTGCCACGCCAGCTTCCCGCAGCTGCGCTTGGGGGCGAATCAGCTGCGCTCGGCTAAGCTCGACTTCGATGGGGAGACGCTGGAGCTAAGCTCCGATCTAAGGCTTGCTAAGGGTGCCCTACTCAAGGGGCTCCTTCTTCGCAGCCAGCTCAGTCAGGATAGTATCTACACCCAGCTCAACCTCGGGGAGGATGACAAGGGCGTCTCGAATGGGACGCTGGGACTGGCGGCACGCTTCCTCCGTACCCCCGAGCGTCACCTCGGGATACAGCTGGGGTTAGACTCCTCGCGCCTTCGTATTCATAGCGAGGCCTGGCGTATCGCACCAGCTACGCTGCGCTGGCAGCCAGGCTTACTCTCAGTCGATGGACTTGACCTCTCGAGTGCGGACCGCCGCGTCAGCGTCTCGGGACGCCTCAGCGAGCACGCAGGGGACCGCCTCTCGGTAGCCCTGCAGCGGATCAACCTACTCTATATCCTCGAGTCGATCGGGGTAGGCTTCAACATGCTGGATGCCGACCTCACGGGTACGGGCACAGCTAGCCTGCGTGCAGGCGTCGTCTCGGCCTCGGCTGATGTCTCGAGTGCCTCCTTCCACGTCAAGGGCGTGGATGTCGGCGCGCTCCGAGCAGCGCTGCACTTCAATAGCTCCGAGGGCCTCATCCATCTCGACGGTGAGGTGCAGCAGCCTGAGGGCGGCCACTCGGCTGTCGCGGGCTATATCCGTCCTGTGGGTGGAGCGGGCATTGACCTACGCTTCGATGCCGAGCGCCTGCGCACGGACTTCATCGCTAAGTTCATGGATACGCTCTTCGACGAAGTCCGAGGACGGGCCACGGGCAAGATGCGCCTTTTCGGTCGCTTTGAGGAAGGGGTGACGGTCGAGGGCCTTGCCGACGTGACGGAGGGAAGCATCGGGGTGCGCCTGCTCGGCACGCGCTACCTTTTCGAGGGGCCCCTACGCTTTACTCCCGAGAGCATCCTCTTTGATAAGATCCCCGTCCGAGACGACGAGGGACATACCGGGCGCCTAGATGGCAGCATACGCCACCGCTTCTTTGACCACTTCGACCTCGACCTGCACGCCGATGGGCTGGACCGTATGAAGGTGCTGCAGACGCAGAGCAAGCAGAGCCTACCCTTCTTCGGGACGGCCTATGGCTCTGGGCGGGCTACGCTGAGGGGCAAGCTTCCCCGCCTGCAGCTGGGCGTCGAGATGACGGCGCAGCAGGGGACGGATGTGACGCTGGACTTCAATCAGACGGATGTGCGCAAGGAGGATCGCCTCTTTACCTTCAAGCCGCTGCGTCCCCGCTCCGAGCGGGATAGCCTCCTGTATCTGCCCCTGCCCCCGCCCGAGGAGGCTCAGGGGACGGAGCTCAATATGCAGATGAGCCTACGTGTGACGCCTGCCGCGCAGCTGACGCTTCGCTTAGGCTCGGGCGAGATCCCTAATGAGGTGAAGGCGCGCTGTGAAGGGGCCTTGACGATCGACGTCCCCCATATCGGTTCGCCCAAGACCTACGGCTCGCTGCGCCTTGTCGAGGGCTCCTATGTCTTCAACTTCGAGCAGCTCACCCGCCGCCGCTTCACCCTGCGCGAGGGCGGTTCGTTGGACTTTCGTGGCGATCCTATGGCTGCGGAGATCGACCTCAAGGCCAGCTACAGCCTCACGGCGAGCATCTCTGATCTAGATGCCACGCTGGCTGCAGAGGCTAGGCGCAATACCGTCCCGGTGAACTGTATCCTACAGCTGGGTGGTGTGATCACGCAGCCCAGTATCAACCTCGGACTGGAGCTGCCAGGTGCTGAGCCCGAGATCGAGCGCCGCCTGCAGTCGCTGATCAATACCCGCGATGAGCGCAATCGACAGGTGCTCTACCTGATGACGCTCGGGAAGTTCTACACGCCTGAGACACGTCAGACGACCACGACCTCGGTGTCTGATGGCTGGGCCTCGCTAGCCTCCTCGACGATCTCGGAGCAGCTGACCAACCTCCTGGGCAACCTGTCGAAGGACATCCAGTTCGGTACCAACATCCGCACGAGCAATACCGCCTTCGAGGATACGGACGTCGAGCTACAGTTCTCGGGGAGCTGGTTCAATAACCGCCTCTCCATCAATGGTAATGTGGGCTACCATAACAATCCCTTCCTCCAAGGGAAGTACATCGGGGAGTTCGACCTCGAGTATAAGCTCAACCCCGAGGGGACCCTCCGCTTGAAGGGATACAACCACTACAACAATATGTACCAGTACCTCCGTCAGTCACTGACGACGCAGGGAATAGGCGTCATGTTCCAGCGGCGCTTTGACTCCTTCTCCGAGCTACTGTCGCGTAAGCAAGCGAAAAAGCGTACATTTGTGCCAAAGCAACAACCATCACATTAA